Proteins encoded together in one Candidatus Sulfotelmatobacter sp. window:
- a CDS encoding GntR family transcriptional regulator translates to MLGLGALGSEISVADRVYEAIHDAITSANLYEIDEADLRLDERQLAARLGVSRTPVREALGRLEHEGLVRSVPRRGYYIVRKSKAELVEIILVWAALESMAARLVAQRATDDAIRSLRTIFATFDGERLAAQLDEYSEANLTFHARIIELAGCDPLEKTAEGIFVHVRSIRHRTIGENKRFERSIVDHMHIIEALERRDAELAEQLVRDHALALAAHVDANDNDL, encoded by the coding sequence ATGTTGGGTTTGGGAGCGCTTGGATCGGAGATCAGCGTCGCCGACCGCGTCTACGAGGCGATTCACGATGCCATCACCAGCGCCAACCTCTACGAGATCGACGAGGCGGACCTGCGCTTGGACGAGCGACAGCTCGCGGCGCGCCTCGGCGTGAGCCGGACCCCCGTGCGCGAAGCGCTCGGGCGGCTGGAGCACGAGGGCTTGGTCCGCAGCGTCCCTCGGCGCGGGTACTACATCGTTCGCAAGAGCAAAGCGGAGCTGGTCGAGATCATCCTCGTCTGGGCCGCGCTCGAGAGCATGGCCGCTCGCCTGGTCGCACAACGCGCGACCGACGACGCGATTCGCTCGCTGCGCACGATCTTCGCGACCTTCGACGGCGAGCGCCTCGCCGCGCAGCTCGACGAGTACTCCGAGGCCAACCTCACCTTCCACGCGCGGATCATCGAGCTCGCGGGCTGCGACCCGCTGGAGAAGACGGCGGAGGGAATCTTCGTCCACGTCCGTTCGATCCGGCATCGGACCATCGGCGAGAACAAGCGCTTCGAGCGCTCGATCGTCGACCACATGCACATCATCGAGGCGCTCGAGCGCCGCGATGCGGAGCTGGCGGAGCAGCTCGTTCGCGACCACGCCCTGGCGCTGGCCGCACACGTCGACGCGAACGACAACGACCTCTGA
- a CDS encoding PrpF domain-containing protein: MSLRSVRATFMRGGTSKALVFRAADLPADRGAWDAIFLAAMGSPDPNGRQLDGMGGGLSSLSKVCVVGPPSRADADVDFTFAQIAIDAASVDYAGTCGNMSSAIGPFAIDEGLVPLPPGDEATVRVHNTNTGRVFVARFPLEDGRSAVDGTLALDGVAGTAAPIRLDFLDPAGAKTGALLPSGHATDVLDVPGVGAVRATLIDAGNPFVHVAAADVGARGEELPAELERDAALLARLEAIRRSAAVAMGLAPDHAAAARIVSIPKIAMLSAPRATRLLDGRTLRADDADVVARTISVGQPHRAIPLTGALCLAVAARVPGSIAHALARATAPDAPLRIAHPSGTIIVAADVRAEAGALRVPSATVYRTARRLFAGEVYYRAAVPALV, from the coding sequence ATGAGCCTGCGAAGCGTTCGTGCGACGTTCATGCGCGGCGGGACCAGCAAGGCGCTCGTGTTCCGCGCCGCCGATCTGCCGGCGGACCGCGGCGCATGGGACGCGATCTTCCTGGCGGCGATGGGGTCGCCCGATCCCAACGGACGACAGCTCGACGGAATGGGCGGCGGCCTCTCGTCGCTCTCGAAAGTCTGCGTCGTCGGGCCGCCGAGCCGCGCGGACGCGGACGTCGACTTCACCTTCGCGCAAATCGCGATCGATGCGGCGTCGGTGGACTATGCGGGAACGTGCGGCAACATGTCCTCGGCGATCGGTCCGTTCGCGATCGACGAAGGGCTCGTACCGCTGCCGCCCGGCGACGAGGCGACGGTACGCGTGCACAACACCAACACCGGCAGAGTGTTCGTGGCGCGCTTCCCACTCGAAGACGGGCGCAGCGCGGTCGACGGCACGTTGGCGCTCGACGGCGTCGCCGGCACGGCGGCGCCGATCCGCCTCGACTTCCTCGATCCGGCCGGCGCGAAGACCGGTGCGCTGCTGCCGAGCGGCCACGCGACCGACGTCCTCGACGTTCCCGGCGTCGGCGCCGTGCGCGCGACCCTGATCGACGCCGGCAATCCGTTCGTCCACGTCGCCGCCGCCGACGTCGGCGCGCGCGGCGAGGAGTTGCCGGCTGAGCTGGAGCGCGACGCCGCCTTGCTGGCCCGACTCGAAGCGATCCGCCGCAGCGCCGCGGTCGCGATGGGACTCGCTCCCGACCACGCCGCAGCGGCACGGATCGTCAGCATCCCGAAGATCGCGATGCTGTCGGCGCCGCGCGCGACGCGCCTGCTCGACGGACGCACGCTCCGTGCCGACGACGCCGACGTCGTCGCGCGCACGATCTCGGTCGGGCAACCCCACCGCGCGATCCCGCTGACGGGCGCGCTGTGCTTGGCGGTCGCCGCGCGGGTGCCGGGCAGCATCGCGCACGCCTTGGCGCGCGCCACCGCGCCGGACGCGCCGCTGCGCATCGCGCACCCGTCGGGCACCATCATCGTCGCCGCCGACGTGCGCGCCGAGGCCGGCGCGCTGCGGGTGCCCTCGGCGACGGTCTACCGCACCGCACGCCGCTTGTTCGCCGGCGAGGTCTACTATCGGGCTGCGGTGCCCGCGCTGGTCTAG